The following are encoded in a window of Amycolatopsis lexingtonensis genomic DNA:
- a CDS encoding DUF4097 family beta strand repeat-containing protein, with the protein MTTFPTPAPISAVVTVPAARVRFVATDRTDTTVEIRPADAAKTRDAKAAEQTTVDHADGVLRIAAPAKNQYFGPSGVIDVTVGLPTGSRVELTAADVEFLSVGRLGAVAVETEHGSIDVDEATTAHLTTRAGDVSVGRLTGDAELRTSKGDLRIVEAGPGTVVLRTEAGDIEIATAASAALDAGTAHGRISNSLKNSGGAAELTIHATTAVGDITARGL; encoded by the coding sequence ATGACCACGTTCCCCACTCCCGCCCCGATCTCCGCCGTCGTGACCGTCCCCGCGGCCCGCGTCCGGTTCGTGGCCACCGACCGGACCGACACCACGGTCGAGATCCGCCCCGCGGACGCGGCCAAGACCCGCGACGCGAAGGCAGCGGAGCAGACCACTGTCGACCACGCCGACGGCGTCCTGCGGATCGCGGCCCCGGCGAAGAACCAGTACTTCGGCCCGTCCGGCGTCATCGACGTGACGGTCGGCCTGCCCACCGGCTCCCGCGTCGAGCTGACGGCGGCGGACGTCGAATTCCTGTCCGTCGGGCGCCTGGGCGCCGTGGCCGTCGAGACCGAGCACGGCTCGATCGACGTCGACGAAGCCACGACCGCCCACCTCACCACCCGCGCCGGCGACGTCTCGGTCGGCCGCCTGACCGGCGACGCGGAGCTCCGCACGAGCAAGGGCGACCTCCGGATCGTCGAAGCGGGCCCCGGCACGGTGGTGCTGCGCACGGAGGCGGGCGACATCGAGATCGCGACCGCGGCGTCGGCCGCCCTCGACGCCGGCACCGCCCACGGCCGGATCAGCAACTCGCTGAAGAACAGCGGGGGCGCGGCCGAGCTGACGATCCACGCGACCACCGCGGTCGGCGACATCACCGCGCGCGGCTTGTGA